One Pichia kudriavzevii chromosome 3, complete sequence genomic window carries:
- a CDS encoding uncharacterized protein (PKUD0C07160; similar to Saccharomyces cerevisiae YIL149C (MLP2) and YKR095W (MLP1); ancestral locus Anc_5.702), with protein sequence MLTRARSTTLPLVAKTNPILKEQSSMDTDNLPSTEETQSSVDDQVSKNPEETGTEESIKESQDDKRADADNSVDNQIKIQSDNNMQGETNNILPAETPNSENAESSIVDLQPHSETRTSIDSSGSVNKTEYSVSKSVLNDRNQTPGVAESLQDNTETNPVSPAIDNTEIPKDEVHEKSVADVMDIDIHEYTPDKQDEVVPLSTEVVDNAPALNARSRVTISEEQEKSSSLPDVIAVSSNGEKPTNFLLNEDDLCSVAAFFSLPIDVLSSNRELFTSLMIKMHEFENIKSESQYYEVNYQQLQHSYKKKLESAKKELMSAKEEMLKLVTKNANMVDEKSRLEDRIKNISNSNAHNLKYIDELKAKLSELENSSHNTFVLLESKQAQLNNMSSEIKVLIEENKNNKQKVVEVENSKEELSNQIIQYKYDLNKIKRESQLANESRSWFETELNKKISELDAIRTQSNVQISSLKSKLMVTEQNLEVSQASYKNSFKEVKRLTSRCEDYATEIKQLKDKLSSQESQFMENIVKKDEHIQVLEKAVKDKSNRIESMDKLYKETKEKVEQDENGYRQKVDDLEKRLLEKDLRIKELQESVANITDDNLIGSESVHVSTLTQKSLESMGSQLSLTDLLSEMNDLKKEVVKEKRLKTKAEQELSNVLKELERKWPIMQSYKDSFDSFSLKEQKLNAVIANLTNEKSNLSKSLDILRKKIAESHLQINNLTKYKIDLQRQLVILLSEMQFKESGDRPLTLEEKQYINKIVGNYGEISNMDSSDTDRLITARLSTFRNAADLIKQNEKLLTVSRKLGEELESKDKEGTNMLEEAESGTIKKAKDAISKLQDKVKSLEAQLEAANNAKNILQNLFDTGVAKIGDQKDVETQSERNEKLIEELQTKKKELATIREKYDNKIFELNTKVQSVTSEKSKVELQLAKSVSSNELHSEKIKSLNSSIEFSKQENNQLKSMLEKAQASLSKLESSLQSTSDELVKAKSSIVESQIRVKTLSAERDAWKSVEDQLRQDINKLYNEKSESNKIIVQLQTLDGERQAHFKETLQRYNNSCSALQSEVDSLREKLEKSSAEVSNILHAKNVDAKVYQKRIDLLNEEMGALRANIVSKDKVIEGLREEVECLRKRHAAIDERKQNVLTAMAGSSDATDDVIVLREELKNALDDLEEMTKESRQYKELSTATEQQLTSLNDTYLQFKKVSQERIDSLSSEIESLSIKLKEYQNERDGLKMELEELKRSSEITAQESASKIKELNNSIATFASIKEDYEEKLRLVKSEVETKDQSIVGLNDLLKDKETQLTTYENINNILKNENDELKVRIQSFEANIVESKTLHENELKRLQESIANFEQELRNDKITISSLETQNRTLLNQLEESPISFGESDDMKNLITYLNREKDSLSQQLKYVKDEESILRQNLNMKEKEVNDLKSELIVVKEKSSTIDKYTNALSKMEKEVDELKVYKDNNKELRDQVKLYESRIDELEAQVSKANDQVIPLQTQIDQLVSQIKEKDQQLDELKTQADTFTSQDAQLEAKQKEINELKAKFSERTQLVERLRNEFNEKLKKMRGERQLAQDEAKELTTKLETLNQQLANSSSEAENKFGEEVERLKSQVRVLKEEIHQKNIEKETVSKSGAEKLAKLNEQLVALKKELEDTKSSVEKPKDLANLEAKYMKEKEDALKKLEAEYKSKQPGISPQEIEGFKKKLKAENDAKLAQEIEAHKNRIRAPTQAKINEIVERRVKAKTEELEKLYNGKLKELESKSSTESVDFSKEKEELLKQFETEKEELKKTIRAAVEKEKGFKEKFLQGKITRLEEQIKKLEKGASTSTMSSNTVSNFTPNANTNMQTLPSNMNMMPMPMNMNMMPNFNGQMGAFNPFKGVVNAATFVPGNNKTLPTKPGSKRNLETPEESDKRTKTE encoded by the coding sequence ATGTTAACAAGAGCAAGGTCGACAACTTTGCCCCTTGTTGCCAAAACAAACCCCATCTTGAAAGAGCAATCAAGTATGGATACGGATAACTTACCTAGTACTGAAGAGACTCAATCTTCAGTAGATGATCAAGTATCAAAGAATCCTGAAGAAACGGGAACTGAAGAAAGCATCAAGGAATCTCAAGATGACAAGCGTGCTGATGCAGACAATTCCGTTGACAACCAGATTAAGATCCAATCTGATAATAATATGCAAGGAGAAACTAATAATATTTTACCCGCTGAAACACCTAATTCTGAAAATGCTGAATCGTCCATTGTAGATTTACAGCCTCATTCTGAAACTAGAACAAGCATCGACTCAAGCGGATCGGTTAATAAGACAGAATACTCTGTTTCTAAATCAGTATTAAACGACAGAAATCAAACTCCTGGGGTGGCTGAAAGCTTGCAAGATAATACTGAAACGAATCCAGTTTCTCCTGCAATAGACAATACAGAAATACCTAAGGATGAAGTACATGAGAAGTCAGTAGCTGATGTAATGGACATTGATATACATGAGTATACGCCTGACAAGCAAGATGAGGTTGTGCCATTAAGCACAGAGGTTGTTGACAATGCACCTGCTCTCAACGCTCGATCAAGAGTTACCATTTCTGAGGAGCAAGAGAAGTCATCTAGCTTGCCAGATGTCATTGCAGTATCATCCAATGGTGAAAAGCCAAcaaattttctcttgaatGAAGACGACCTATGTTCTGTTGctgcttttttttcgttACCAATCGATGTTTTATCATCAAATCGAGAGCTTTTCACATCATTAATGATTAAAATgcatgaatttgaaaatataaaatcCGAAAGTCAATATTATGAAGTTAATTATCAACAGTTACAACACTCttacaaaaaaaagctgGAATCCGCAAAAAAGGAGTTAATGTCCGCTAAGGAAGAGATGCTAAAACTTGTTACAAAAAATGCAAACAtggttgatgaaaaatccaGGCTTGAAGACAGGATAAAGAACATTTCAAATTCGAATGCTCATAATTTGAAATACATTGACGAATTAAAGGCCAAGCTTTCTGAACTTGAGAATTCTAGCCACAACACATTTGTACTTCTTGAGAGCAAACAAGCCCAACTAAACAACATGTCATCGGAAATAAAAGTtcttattgaagaaaataaaaataacaaacaaaaagttgttgaagtagaaaattcaaaggaAGAGTTGAGTAATCAAATTATACAGTATAAATATGACTTAAACAAGATAAAGAGGGAATCACAGTTAGCAAACGAATCAAGATCGTGGTTTGAAACCGaattaaataaaaagataAGTGAGCTGGATGCAATCAGAACACAATCAAACGTGCAGATATCTTCTTTGAAGTCTAAATTAATGGTTACAGAGCAAAACCTAGAAGTATCGCAGGCTTCATATAAGAACTCGTTCAAGGAGGTTAAAAGATTAACTTCAAGATGTGAAGATTACGCCACTGAAATAAAGCAATTGAAAGACAAGCTAAGTTCTCAAGAATCTCAGTTTATGGAAAATATCGTCAAGAAAGATGAACATATTCAAGTCTTAGAGAAGGCTGTCAAGGACAAATCCAATAGAATTGAATCTATGGATAAATTGTATaaggaaacaaaagaaaaggtgGAGCAAGATGAAAACGGATATCGCCAGAAAGTCGATGACCTTGAAAAACGTCTTCTTGAAAAGGATCTAAGAATTAAAGAGTTACAAGAATCAGTAGCAAATATAACCGATGATAACCTCATCGGTAGCGAAAGTGTACATGTCTCGACATTGACTCAAAAATCCTTGGAAAGCATGGGTTCACAACTTTCTTTGACAGACCTACTCTCGGAAATGAATGAcctaaaaaaagaagttgtTAAGGAAAAACGTCTCAAAACTAAAGCAGAGCAGGAGTTGTCCAATGTTTTGAAGGAGCTTGAAAGGAAGTGGCCGATTATGCAGTCATATAAGGATAGTTTTGAtagtttctctttgaaagaaCAAAAGCTGAATGCAGTCATAGCAAACCTtaccaatgaaaaatcTAATCTATCCAAGAGTCTTGAtatattgagaaaaaagatTGCGGAATCGCATttacaaatcaacaatCTTACTAAGTACAAAATTGACCTACAAAGACAACTGGTAATTCTGTTGAGTGAAATGcaattcaaagaatctGGAGATAGGCCGCTAACTTTAGAAGAGAAACAATATATTAACAAAATCGTAGGCAATTATGGCGAAATTAGTAATATGGACTCATCCGACACTGATAGACTGATTACCGCCAGATTGTCAACTTTCAGAAATGCAGCTGATTtaatcaaacaaaatgaaaagcTTCTCACAGTCTCACGAAAATTAGGAGAGGAACTGGAATctaaagataaagaagGTACCAACATGCTTGAAGAAGCCGAATCTGGTACTATCAAGAAAGCCAAGGatgcaatttcaaaattacaAGATAAGGTGAAGTCTTTAGAAGCACAGCTAGAAGCTGCAAATAATGCCAAAAATATTCTGCAAAACTTGTTTGATACGGGTGTTGCAAAAATCGGCGACCAAAAAGACGTCGAAACCCAGTCCGAAAGAAACGAAAAGCTCATCGAGGAACttcaaaccaaaaagaagGAGCTTGCCACAATCAGGGAAAAGTATGAcaataaaatttttgaGTTAAATACCAAGGTGCAGAGTGTTACGTCagaaaaatccaaagtTGAGCTTCAGTTGGCTAAATCTGTTTCCTCCAATGAGCTTCACTCcgaaaaaatcaaaagtcTGAATTCTTCCATTGAATTTTCTAAGCAAGAGAATAATCAACTGAAGTCGATGCTTGAGAAAGCTCAAGCAAGCTTGTCTAAGCTTGAATCCTCATTGCAATCAACCTCTGACGAACTTGTGAAAgcaaaatcttcaatcGTTGAATCTCAAATTAGAGTTAAAACATTATCTGCTGAAAGAGACGCTTGGAAATCTGTTGAGGACCAATTGAGACAAgatatcaacaaattaTACAACGAAAAGTCtgaatcaaataaaatcattgtACAATTACAGACCCTAGATGGTGAGAGACAGGCGCATTTCAAGGAAACGCTTCAAAGGTACAATAATAGCTGTTCTGCTTTACAATCTGAGGTTGATTCTCTAAGGGAAAAGCTGGAAAAAAGTAGCGCTGAAGTAAGTAATATCTTGCATGCTAAAAACGTTGATGCAAAGGTCTATCAAAAGAGAATCGATTTAttgaatgaagaaatggGCGCCTTGAGGGCAAACATTGTTTCCAAAGATAAGGTGATAGAGGGGTTAAGGGAAGAAGTTGAGTGCTTAAGAAAGAGACATGCTGCTATTGATGAAAGAAAGCAAAATGTTCTGACAGCTATGGCTGGTTCGAGCGATGCAACGGATGACGTTATTGTTTTGagagaagaattgaagaacgCTCTAGATGATCTGGAAGAAATGACTAAAGAGTCTCGTCAGTATAAAGAATTATCAACTGCAACAGAACAACAGTTGACCTCTTTGAATGACACATACCTACAATTCAAGAAAGTTTCTCAGGAGAGAATTGATTCTTTAAgttctgaaattgaaagcCTTTCCATTAAGTTGAAAGAATACCAAAATGAAAGAGACGGTCTGAAGATGGAGcttgaagagttgaagCGTTCCTCTGAGATTACAGCACAAGAAAGCGCCTCCAAGATAAAAGAGCTAAATAACTCGATTGCAACTTTTGCTTCGATCAAGGAGGACTATGAGGAAAAATTGAGACTTGTGAAATCTGAAGTTGAAACAAAGGACCAGAGCATTGTTGGTTTGAATGACTTGTTGAAAGATAAGGAAACCCAATTAACTACCTATGAGAATATTAACAATATTCTTaaaaatgagaatgatgaaCTTAAAGTTAGAAtccaaagttttgaagccaacattgttgaatctAAAACTCTACATGAAAACGAGTTGAAAAGATTGCAAGAGTCTATTGCAAACTTTGAACAGGAATTAAGGAACGACAAAATCACAATTTCAAGCCTTGAAACACAAAATAGAACCCTACTAAATCAATTGGAGGAATCGCCTATCTCGTTCGGTGAGTCTGACGATATGAAAAACTTAATCACGTATTTaaacagagagaaagaTTCTTTAAGCCAACAGTTGAAATATGTGAAAGACGAAGAGTCCATTCTAAGACAAAACTTGAAtatgaaagagaaagaggtTAATGACCTAAAGTCAGAGCTAATTGTtgtgaaagaaaaatctTCCActattgataaatataCCAATGCTCTGTctaaaatggaaaaagaGGTTGATGAACTGAAGGTTTACAAGGATAATAATAAAGAACTAAGAGACCAAGTTAAATTATATGAATCACGAATTGATGAACTTGAGGCACAAGTATCTAAGGCCAATGACCAAGTTATCCCATTACAAACTCAAATAGATCAATTAGTTTCtcaaattaaagaaaaggatCAACAATTAGATGAACTAAAGACCCAAGCAGATACTTTTACCTCACAAGATGCACAATTGGAAGCTAAACAAAAAGAGATTAATGAGTTAAAAGCAAAGTTTAGTGAGCGGACTCAACTTGTTGAAAGACTAAGGAATGAATTtaatgagaaattgaaaaagatgcGTGGTGAGAGACAATTAGCACAAGATGAAGCTAAGGAGCTTACCACTAAGTTGGAGACTTTGAACCAACAATTGGCTAATTCCTCCTCGGAGGCTGAAAATAAGTTTGGAGAAGAAGTAGAAAGACTGAAGTCTCAAGTTAGGGTGTTGAAGGAGGAGATCCATCAGAagaacattgaaaaagagaCTGTCTCTAAATCAGGAGCTGAGAAACTAGCCAAGTTGAATGAGCAGTTAGTTgcattgaagaaggagCTTGAAGATACCAAATCATCTGTTGAAAAACCGAAAGACTTAGCAAACCTTGAAGCTAAATAtatgaaagaaaaggaggaTGCCttgaaaaaactagaaGCTGAGTATAAGTCTAAGCAGCCAGGGATTTCACcacaagaaattgaaggattcaagaagaagcttAAAGCTGAGAATGATGCTAAACTTGCGCAAGAAATCGAGGCTCACAAGAACCGTATTAGAGCACCTACACAAGCAAAGATCAACGAAATTGTGGAGAGACGGGTTAAGGCAAAGACTGAAGAACTCGAGAAGCTTTACAATGGGAAACTTAAAGAGCTTGAGTCTAAATCTTCTACTGAGTCTGTTGATTTCAGTaaggagaaggaagaaCTTCTAAAGCAGTTTGAAACAGAGAAggaagagttgaagaaaaccATCAGGGCTGCAGttgagaaggagaagggcttcaaagagaaatttTTGCAAGGAAAGATCACTCGTCTGGAGGAGCAAATCAAGAAGCTCGAAAAGGGGGCTTCTACTTCGACTATGAGCTCAAATACCGTTTCTAATTTTACACCAAATGCCAACACAAATATGCAGACTCTACCATCTAACATGAATATGATGCCCATGCCCATgaatatgaatatgatgCCCAATTTCAATGGACAAATGGGTGCATTCAATCCATTTAAAGGTGTTGTTAATGCGGCAACTTTTGTGCCTGGCAATAACAAGACACTTCCAACCAAGCCGGGATCCAAGAGAAACTTGGAGACACCGGAAGAGTCCGAcaagagaacaaaaacagaatGA